The Flavobacterium sp. K5-23 genome segment TACAACATCGATATTGTTTAAGTTTGGAACCAAACATGATAAAACCCGTTCATTTATTTCTATAGGATCCGTGTTCACAACAATTTTTGCTATTTTTATATCCTATATATTTGGAATTTGGGTAATAAGGTTCTCTCAGTATAATCAACTGTACGGTTCTATCGGGACCTTATTGATTATGATGTTTTATATTTGGATTAACTGTATGGTTTTATTGCTCGGTTTTGAGTTAAACGCAACCATCAATAATTTGAAAAGAAAAAAAAGATTATCGATTTAAGCTAAAGGGTTCTACTATTTTATAGTAAATTTGATAAAAGTTTAAAGCTGTTTCCTGCTGTCCGCTGTATTTTTTATTCTGAACCCCAGAATAAAAAGATGCTGCTTCCATCAGGGCTAAAATAAAAGAAACCATGAAGAATATCATAACTATTGCCGTTTTGCTTTTAAGTACAATTTTCTATTCACAAAATCATACTGTTATAGGTAAATGGAAAACCATTGATGATGAAACCGGAAAAGCGAAGTCTATTATAGAAATTTATGAGAAATCAGGAAAAATCTATGGTAGAGTAGTGGAAATATTAGATGAAGAACATAGAAAAGATTTGTGTACTAATTGTGAAAACGAAGATAGAAATAAACCCATCATTGGTATGACCATAATTAAAGGTCTTTCTAAAAATGGTAAGGAGTATGATTCTGGGAAAATTTTAGATCCTAAAAACGGAAAAATATACAAATGTATGATGTCATTAGAAGGGAATGATAAGCTGAAGGTTCGTGGCTATATAGGATTTGCGTTGATAGGTAGAACGCAGTATTGGTATAGAGTAAAAGGCTAATAAGAGAAAAAAATCAATACCAATACCAAATAATCAAATTAATAGTTTGTCTACAATCTGACACCTATTGTTAAATACGATTTAGTAAAATCATACGGTCACTATTTTAACCTATAATTTCTAATTTCCACAATGCATTTCGTCGAAGTAATTTTACCGCTTTCATTGGCTAAGACGTTTACTTATAGCGTTTCTGAAGCTGAGTATCATTATATAAAAAAAGGAATGCGACT includes the following:
- a CDS encoding DUF2147 domain-containing protein, with protein sequence MKNIITIAVLLLSTIFYSQNHTVIGKWKTIDDETGKAKSIIEIYEKSGKIYGRVVEILDEEHRKDLCTNCENEDRNKPIIGMTIIKGLSKNGKEYDSGKILDPKNGKIYKCMMSLEGNDKLKVRGYIGFALIGRTQYWYRVKG